In a single window of the Streptomyces cinnabarinus genome:
- a CDS encoding formimidoylglutamate deiminase yields MTPTQTFWLEHAWLDTHVEPGVAVTVSTSGSAAGADGRITAVRTGTPAPPPGAEILRGLTLPGLANAHSHAFHRALRGTVQVGSGTFWTWREVMYATAGRLTPDSYHALARAVYAEMALAGITAVGEFHYLHHAPGGTPYADLNAMGEALIAAAADAGIRITLLDTAYLSAGFGQPPNTHQLRFSDGSADAWAERCSVLKERDHARIGAAVHSVRAVPADQLETVARWAEERRAPLHVHLSEQTAENEACLEVHGCTPTQLLALHGVLGPRTTGVHNTHLTAEDISLIGGSGTGTCMCPTTERDLADGIGPAVALQNEGSPLSLGSDSHAVIDLLEEARAMELNERLRTRTRGHWTAAALLRAASADGHAALGWDGLGTLEAGARADFTTIALDSVRTAGPLPRLGAETAVFAATAADVRHTVVAGRHIVRDGAHTLVPDVPQALSRAVEALRA; encoded by the coding sequence GTGACGCCGACGCAGACGTTCTGGCTGGAGCATGCCTGGCTCGACACCCACGTCGAGCCGGGTGTGGCCGTGACTGTGTCCACAAGCGGCTCCGCCGCGGGGGCGGACGGCCGTATCACCGCCGTCCGCACCGGCACCCCGGCCCCGCCGCCCGGCGCCGAGATCCTGCGCGGGCTCACCCTCCCGGGCCTCGCCAACGCCCACTCGCACGCCTTCCACCGCGCCCTGCGCGGCACCGTCCAGGTCGGCTCCGGGACTTTCTGGACCTGGCGCGAGGTCATGTACGCGACCGCCGGACGGCTCACCCCGGACAGCTACCACGCCCTGGCGCGGGCGGTGTACGCCGAGATGGCGCTCGCCGGGATCACGGCCGTGGGCGAGTTCCACTACCTCCACCACGCCCCGGGCGGGACCCCCTACGCCGACCTCAACGCCATGGGCGAGGCGCTCATCGCGGCCGCCGCCGACGCCGGTATCCGCATCACCCTCCTCGACACCGCCTATCTCTCCGCCGGCTTCGGACAGCCGCCCAACACCCACCAGCTCCGCTTCTCCGACGGCAGCGCGGACGCCTGGGCCGAACGCTGTTCAGTTCTCAAGGAACGGGATCACGCGCGGATCGGGGCGGCCGTCCACTCCGTACGGGCGGTGCCCGCCGACCAGTTGGAGACCGTGGCCCGCTGGGCCGAGGAGCGGCGGGCCCCGCTCCATGTGCACCTGTCGGAGCAGACCGCCGAGAACGAGGCGTGCCTGGAGGTCCACGGCTGCACCCCCACCCAGCTCCTGGCCCTCCACGGCGTCCTCGGGCCGCGCACCACCGGCGTCCACAACACCCACCTCACCGCCGAGGACATCTCCCTCATCGGCGGCAGCGGCACCGGCACCTGCATGTGCCCGACCACCGAGCGGGACCTCGCGGACGGCATCGGTCCGGCCGTCGCCCTGCAGAACGAGGGCTCCCCGCTCTCCCTCGGCTCCGACAGCCACGCCGTCATCGACCTGCTCGAAGAGGCACGCGCGATGGAGCTGAACGAGCGCCTGCGCACCCGCACCCGAGGTCACTGGACGGCGGCGGCCCTCCTGCGGGCGGCCTCGGCCGACGGCCACGCGGCCCTCGGCTGGGACGGCCTGGGCACCCTGGAGGCGGGCGCCCGCGCCGACTTCACGACGATCGCGCTCGACTCGGTCAGAACGGCGGGGCCGCTGCCACGGCTCGGCGCCGAGACGGCCGTATTCGCGGCGACCGCGGCGGACGTACGGCACACGGTCGTCGCGGGCCGGCACATCGTGCGCGACGGGGCCCACACGCTCGTACCCGATGTGCCGCAAGCCCTGTCGCGGGCAGTCGAAGCCCTGCGCGCCTGA
- a CDS encoding allantoate amidohydrolase: protein MWRELLPIGRHSESHGYRRYAWTGADLDCRAWFKAQAEARGLAYEVDRNGNQWAWLGDPGAGDAVVTGSHLDSVPDGGAFDGPLGVVSSFAALDELRSRGAEFSKPFAIVNFGDEEGARFGLACVGSRLAAGQLTVDGAHRLTDGDGVSLPEAMEAAGYDPEAIGPDPERFSRIGAFVELHVEQGRALDLSGDRVGIASAIWPHGRWRFDFRGEANHAGTTRLVDRRDPMLPYAETVLAARREAELAGAVATFGKISVEPNGVNAIPSLVRGWLDSRAADQASLDQVVGGIEKAAREYAAAHGIDLGVVRESFTPVVEFDHALRDELGRILGKDTGLTVPVLGTGAGHDAGILSGTIPTAMLFVRNPTGVSHSPAESATEDDCVAGVLALADVLEGLACT from the coding sequence ATGTGGCGCGAGCTGCTCCCCATCGGGCGGCACTCCGAGTCTCACGGGTATCGGCGTTACGCCTGGACCGGTGCCGATCTCGACTGCCGGGCCTGGTTCAAGGCACAGGCCGAGGCGCGGGGGCTGGCCTACGAGGTCGACCGGAACGGGAACCAGTGGGCCTGGCTCGGGGACCCGGGCGCCGGGGACGCCGTGGTCACCGGGTCGCATCTGGACTCCGTGCCCGACGGGGGCGCCTTCGACGGGCCCCTGGGGGTCGTGTCCTCCTTCGCCGCGCTCGACGAACTGCGCTCCCGGGGCGCCGAGTTCAGCAAGCCCTTCGCCATCGTCAACTTCGGTGACGAGGAGGGCGCCCGGTTCGGGCTCGCCTGCGTCGGGTCCCGGCTGGCCGCCGGGCAGCTCACCGTGGACGGCGCCCACCGGCTGACCGACGGGGACGGCGTCAGCCTCCCGGAGGCCATGGAGGCCGCCGGGTACGACCCCGAGGCCATCGGCCCCGACCCCGAGCGGTTCTCCCGGATCGGCGCCTTCGTCGAGCTGCATGTCGAGCAGGGCCGGGCGCTGGACCTGTCCGGGGACCGGGTCGGCATCGCCAGCGCCATCTGGCCGCACGGGCGCTGGCGGTTCGACTTCCGGGGCGAGGCCAACCACGCCGGGACCACCCGGCTGGTGGACCGGCGCGACCCGATGCTGCCGTACGCCGAGACCGTCCTCGCCGCCCGCCGGGAGGCCGAACTCGCCGGTGCCGTCGCCACCTTCGGCAAGATCTCCGTCGAGCCGAACGGCGTCAACGCCATCCCCTCCCTGGTGCGCGGCTGGCTCGACTCCCGCGCCGCGGACCAGGCGAGCCTCGACCAGGTGGTCGGCGGCATCGAGAAGGCGGCCCGGGAGTACGCGGCGGCGCACGGCATCGACCTCGGCGTCGTCCGGGAGTCCTTCACCCCCGTCGTCGAGTTCGACCACGCCCTGCGCGACGAACTCGGCCGCATCCTCGGCAAGGACACCGGCCTGACCGTGCCCGTCCTCGGCACCGGCGCCGGACACGACGCCGGAATCCTGTCCGGGACGATCCCGACCGCCATGCTGTTCGTACGCAACCCCACCGGCGTCTCGCACTCCCCGGCCGAGTCCGCGACCGAGGACGACTGCGTGGCCGGGGTCCTCGCGCTCGCCGACGTACTGGAAGGACTGGCCTGCACGTGA
- a CDS encoding RICIN domain-containing protein gives MVRADDGGSDARLTELLRADSATAYSALQELRARHLPAVLAYARLCATSDSVARQLAGQVFALAARETARGIDPGGPWRHRLLLLTGRLAASWAGDERSAGLDPGLLLVLSTAGPGGPVPPMLGAFQSLPARAQGVIWYAVVEREPDDRTAAFLGLTREDVTHGAGAALHQLARAVLRARLATSADPDCRDFHRLIEESVRPDTPRGSADLHTHMAHCATCTTAHEELSALRDDPRRTLGEGLLPWAGAAYVLDDPAPRDPGPRAAAADWPPSRRIALVSAALGVALVPLLVFLVAQADSADDGQEPVSSATSAGPVAPPPVTVTATVSATPSPSPTPSPSKSPSPTRSSAKPSRTPTATPTPSYRPPGASYARVVNLSSGLCLDVRDDDFEKGTDVITAPCSSSRSQQWRVDAERGVVQSAADPEFCLDSRGSVERGVGIWTCDSVYGSNGQNLRFAVDSRGFIRPGIAPGHAVTPVGGDGVALVTESGGSGQRWRAG, from the coding sequence ATGGTGCGGGCCGACGACGGAGGGTCCGACGCACGGCTGACCGAGCTGCTGCGCGCCGACTCCGCCACCGCGTACAGCGCGCTCCAGGAGCTGCGCGCCCGCCACCTGCCCGCCGTCCTGGCCTACGCCCGGCTCTGCGCCACCAGCGACTCGGTGGCCCGGCAGCTGGCCGGACAGGTCTTCGCCCTGGCGGCCCGGGAGACGGCCCGCGGTATCGACCCCGGCGGGCCCTGGCGGCACCGGCTGCTGCTGCTCACCGGGCGGCTGGCCGCCTCCTGGGCCGGGGACGAACGGTCGGCGGGGCTCGACCCGGGACTGCTGCTGGTGCTCAGCACGGCGGGTCCGGGCGGCCCGGTGCCGCCCATGCTGGGCGCCTTCCAGTCCCTGCCCGCCCGCGCGCAGGGCGTGATCTGGTACGCCGTCGTGGAACGCGAACCGGACGACCGTACGGCCGCCTTCCTCGGCCTCACCCGCGAGGACGTGACCCACGGCGCGGGCGCGGCGCTGCACCAGCTCGCCCGCGCGGTGCTGCGCGCCCGCCTGGCGACCTCCGCCGACCCCGACTGCCGTGACTTCCACCGGCTGATCGAGGAGTCGGTACGTCCGGACACCCCGCGCGGCAGCGCCGATCTGCACACCCACATGGCCCACTGCGCGACCTGTACGACCGCCCACGAGGAGCTCTCCGCCCTGCGCGACGACCCCCGCCGCACCCTCGGCGAGGGCCTGTTGCCGTGGGCGGGGGCGGCGTACGTCCTGGACGACCCGGCGCCCCGGGATCCCGGCCCCCGTGCCGCGGCCGCCGACTGGCCGCCGTCCCGGCGGATCGCGCTGGTGTCGGCGGCGCTCGGGGTGGCGCTGGTGCCGCTGCTGGTCTTCCTGGTCGCGCAGGCCGACTCCGCCGACGACGGCCAGGAACCGGTGAGTTCGGCCACCTCGGCCGGCCCGGTGGCCCCGCCGCCGGTGACGGTCACGGCGACGGTGTCCGCGACCCCGTCGCCCTCTCCCACCCCCTCCCCGTCCAAGTCGCCGTCCCCCACACGGAGTTCGGCGAAGCCGTCCCGGACCCCGACGGCGACGCCCACTCCGTCGTACCGGCCGCCCGGCGCCTCGTACGCGCGCGTGGTGAACCTGTCCAGCGGGCTGTGCCTGGACGTGCGTGACGACGACTTCGAGAAGGGGACGGACGTCATCACGGCGCCCTGCTCCTCGTCCCGCAGCCAGCAGTGGCGCGTCGACGCCGAGCGGGGTGTGGTGCAGTCGGCCGCCGATCCCGAGTTCTGCCTGGACAGCCGGGGTTCGGTGGAGCGCGGTGTCGGCATCTGGACGTGTGACTCGGTCTACGGGAGCAACGGCCAGAACCTGCGGTTCGCGGTCGACTCCCGTGGCTTCATCCGTCCGGGCATCGCCCCCGGGCACGCGGTGACGCCGGTCGGGGGCGACGGGGTGGCGCTGGTGACGGAGAGCGGGGGGTCGGGGCAGCGGTGGCGGGCCGGGTGA
- a CDS encoding STAS domain-containing protein, which translates to MDRGTVGSAQSGRLLVEVREEGSSAVVIPVGELDHHTADLLREPLEDCLGRGFSRLVVDCARLDFCDSTGLNVLLGARLKAEAAGGGVHLAAMQPVVARVFEITGAEAVFTVHDSLESALADEAD; encoded by the coding sequence ATGGACCGCGGGACAGTCGGCAGTGCACAGTCCGGCCGACTTCTGGTGGAGGTGCGGGAAGAGGGCTCCAGTGCCGTCGTGATTCCTGTGGGTGAGTTGGATCACCACACCGCCGATTTGTTGCGTGAGCCACTCGAGGACTGCCTCGGCCGGGGGTTCAGCCGGCTGGTCGTGGACTGTGCGCGACTGGACTTCTGCGACTCCACGGGACTCAATGTGCTGCTCGGGGCGCGCCTGAAGGCGGAGGCCGCCGGTGGCGGTGTCCATCTCGCCGCGATGCAGCCCGTGGTGGCGCGGGTCTTCGAGATCACCGGGGCCGAGGCGGTCTTCACCGTCCACGACAGCCTCGAATCCGCCCTGGCCGACGAGGCCGACTGA
- a CDS encoding RNA polymerase sigma factor SigF — protein MEDIMSPRLDAPHTDKATSTSPPEQLAPIEQDDVLAGLPEIPPYDEVGPVDARALSKTLFERLESLEEGTHEYSYVRNTLVELNLALVKFAASRFRSRSEPMEDIIQVGTIGLIKAIDRFELSRGVEFPTFAMPTIVGEIKRFFRDTSWSVRVPRRLQELRLDLAKAGDELAQKLDRAPTVAELAERLGISADEVVEGMAASNAYTASSLDAQPEEDDAEGALADRIGYEDHGLEGIEYVESLKPLIAELPPRDRQILSLRFVAGMTQSEIGEELGISQMHVSRLLSRTLVRLHKGLTLEE, from the coding sequence ATGGAGGACATCATGTCACCCCGGCTCGACGCACCGCATACCGACAAGGCGACGTCGACATCCCCCCCGGAACAGCTGGCTCCCATCGAGCAGGACGACGTACTCGCCGGACTACCGGAGATACCCCCGTACGACGAAGTGGGGCCGGTGGACGCACGGGCCCTGTCCAAGACCCTCTTCGAGCGGCTGGAGTCGCTGGAGGAAGGGACCCACGAGTACTCGTACGTCCGCAACACGCTCGTCGAACTCAACCTCGCGCTGGTCAAGTTCGCCGCCTCCCGGTTCCGCTCGCGCAGCGAGCCCATGGAGGACATCATCCAGGTCGGCACGATCGGCCTGATCAAGGCGATCGACCGCTTCGAGCTCAGCCGCGGAGTGGAGTTCCCCACCTTCGCGATGCCCACCATCGTGGGCGAGATCAAGCGTTTCTTCAGGGACACCTCCTGGTCCGTGCGCGTGCCGCGCCGACTCCAGGAACTCCGGCTCGACCTGGCCAAGGCGGGCGACGAACTGGCCCAGAAGCTCGACCGCGCCCCGACGGTGGCCGAGCTCGCCGAGCGCCTCGGGATCTCCGCCGACGAGGTCGTCGAGGGCATGGCCGCGTCGAACGCCTACACCGCCTCCTCGCTGGACGCCCAGCCCGAGGAGGACGACGCCGAGGGCGCGCTCGCCGACCGGATCGGCTACGAGGACCACGGACTCGAAGGCATCGAGTACGTCGAGTCCTTGAAGCCGCTGATCGCCGAACTTCCGCCCCGGGACCGGCAGATCCTCTCCCTGCGCTTCGTCGCCGGCATGACCCAGTCGGAGATCGGTGAGGAACTGGGCATCTCGCAGATGCATGTCTCCCGGCTGCTGTCACGGACGTTGGTGCGGCTGCACAAGGGGCTCACGCTGGAGGAGTGA
- the hutI gene encoding imidazolonepropionase encodes MSSTVITNIAALVTNDPSLGWGSPRSSKFESGGGSPLGLIQDAAVVIDGDHVVWTGESSKAPATDNRVDAGGRAVLPGFVDSHSHLVFAGDRTQEFNARMSGRSYSAGGIRTTVAATRAATDAELEANLTRYLAEALRQGTTTFETKSGYGLTTEDEARALRIAAAHTDEVTYLGAHIVSPDYADDPAAYVALVTGEMLDACAPHARWIDVFCEKGAFDGDQARAVLTAGRAKGLHPRIHANQLSYGPGVQLAVELDAASADHCTHLTDADVDALASGSTVATLLPGAEFSTRAEWPDARRLLDAGVTVALSTDCNPGSSFTSSVPFCIALAVRDMGMTPDEAVWSATAGGAAALRRTDIGRITPGARADLTLLDAPSHVHLAYRPGVPLVSGVWRRGERVV; translated from the coding sequence ATGAGCAGCACAGTCATCACCAACATCGCCGCACTCGTCACCAACGACCCCTCCCTGGGATGGGGGTCCCCCCGCTCGAGCAAATTCGAGAGTGGGGGAGGATCCCCCCTCGGTCTGATCCAGGACGCGGCCGTCGTCATCGACGGCGACCACGTCGTGTGGACCGGTGAATCAAGCAAAGCACCCGCCACTGACAATCGGGTCGACGCCGGGGGCCGGGCCGTCCTCCCGGGCTTCGTGGACTCCCACTCCCACCTGGTCTTCGCGGGCGACCGGACGCAGGAGTTCAACGCCCGTATGTCGGGCCGCTCCTACAGCGCGGGCGGCATCCGCACCACGGTCGCGGCGACCCGGGCGGCCACCGACGCCGAGCTGGAGGCCAACCTCACCCGCTACCTCGCCGAGGCCCTGCGCCAGGGCACCACGACCTTCGAGACCAAGTCGGGCTACGGACTGACCACCGAGGACGAGGCCCGCGCCCTGCGCATCGCCGCCGCCCACACCGACGAGGTCACCTACCTCGGCGCCCACATCGTCTCCCCGGACTACGCCGACGACCCGGCCGCCTATGTCGCCCTGGTCACCGGCGAGATGCTCGACGCCTGCGCGCCGCACGCCCGCTGGATCGACGTGTTCTGCGAGAAGGGCGCCTTCGACGGCGACCAGGCCCGCGCCGTCCTCACCGCGGGCAGGGCCAAGGGCCTGCACCCCCGCATCCACGCCAACCAGCTCTCCTACGGCCCCGGCGTCCAGCTCGCCGTCGAGCTCGACGCGGCCAGTGCCGACCACTGCACCCACCTCACCGACGCCGACGTCGACGCGCTGGCCAGTGGCAGCACCGTCGCCACCCTGCTGCCCGGCGCCGAGTTCTCCACCCGCGCCGAGTGGCCGGACGCCCGGCGCCTGCTCGACGCGGGGGTCACCGTCGCCCTGTCCACCGACTGCAACCCGGGCTCGTCCTTCACCTCGTCGGTGCCGTTCTGTATCGCGCTCGCCGTACGGGACATGGGCATGACCCCGGACGAGGCGGTCTGGTCGGCCACCGCGGGCGGCGCCGCGGCCCTGCGCCGCACGGACATCGGCCGCATCACGCCCGGCGCCCGCGCCGACCTCACCCTCCTGGACGCCCCGAGCCATGTGCACCTGGCCTACCGGCCGGGCGTACCCCTGGTCAGCGGGGTATGGCGGCGCGGCGAACGAGTCGTCTGA